One Cyanobium sp. AMD-g genomic window carries:
- a CDS encoding ATP-binding protein: MTLVDLSSESGEAQIFPSGSMTVAAVDRLVHHCHIVGIKGESYRQKQAAARVSSNAADPPT; this comes from the coding sequence GTGACCCTTGTCGACTTGTCCTCAGAATCGGGGGAAGCCCAGATCTTCCCCAGCGGATCGATGACCGTGGCCGCCGTGGACCGGCTGGTGCACCACTGCCACATCGTTGGCATCAAAGGCGAGAGCTACCGCCAGAAGCAAGCGGCTGCAAGAGTTTCCAGCAATGCCGCTGACCCGCCAACGTAA
- a CDS encoding transposase produces MTNPTKTRRRFTAQQKVEAVELCLQEGLSCNVVAQRLGLPSSSLARWVRQARIDRGQAGPRDQGLLSSEERAELSRLRKENRELRREKDFFRLAAAHFAKKQLPPRGFA; encoded by the coding sequence ATGACCAACCCAACCAAGACTCGGCGCCGGTTCACGGCGCAGCAGAAGGTGGAGGCCGTGGAGCTCTGCCTGCAGGAGGGCCTCTCCTGCAATGTCGTGGCCCAGCGGCTTGGCCTTCCCTCCAGCAGCCTCGCCCGCTGGGTGAGGCAGGCCCGCATAGATCGCGGCCAGGCCGGACCCAGGGACCAGGGCCTGCTCAGCAGTGAGGAGCGCGCTGAACTCAGCCGGCTCCGCAAGGAGAACCGCGAGCTCAGGAGGGAGAAGGATTTTTTCAGGCTGGCGGCAGCGCACTTTGCCAAGAAGCAGCTGCCGCCGAGAGGTTTTGCCTGA